The Streptomyces sp. NBC_00510 genomic interval CCTCCTCGGCCGCTTCCTGACCCCCGACCCCGTCTTCGAACCGGGCGACCCCAACCAGATGGGCGGTTACACCTACGCCGGCGACAACCCGGCGAGCGGCGCGGACCCGAGCGGCCTGATGCTGGCAGCGGCCGACGGCGGTGGCGGCGGCTGTGACTCCAAGTGCATGGCCAACATCAGCAAGTCGGACAGCAGCACCTCGAGCGGCAAGAAGAAGCAGCACCACGGGGGCTGCCACGGCTTCTGGGGATGCGCCGGGCACTACTTCAAGAAGTCCCTGCCCGTGGTCGAGGTCGTCGTCACCGTGGTGGTCGTGGTCGTCGCCGTGGCGGTGGTTGCGTCTGCCTGCGCCGGAACCGTGGTGGCCGCCCCCGCCTGCATCATCGGGATGGGCGAGGGCGCCGGGATGATCGGCGGAATGTTCGGCGGCGACTGCGCCGCCATGGGCTGCGCCGGAGGGGGAGGCTTCCACGCGGAGGAAGGCGAGTCACCACCCGCCGGAGGCGGCACCGACGCCGCCCCCAAGGCCGCGGCGGAACCGGCCCCTCACGACGCCACCGGCAGTTCCGGCGGATCCGGCGACGCCGCGGCCGCCTCGAGCGCCGGCAAGGAATCCGCGAGCGATTCGGCCGGCACCAACGCGGCCAAGCCCAAGAAGTCCAGCTCCCAGGACGAGGCTGCGGGCGCACAGAAGGCCGCCGCCACATCCGACAAGCCGAGCACCGGCAACTCGGGTACCGAGACGCCCACGCAGTGCAGCTTCGCGCCGGACACGCCCGTCCTCATGGCAGGCGGCAAGTCCAAGGCGATCGGCAAGATCAGGACCGGTGACAAGGTCGAGGCCGCCAACGCCCGGACCGGCAAGCACGCCGGCCCCCGCGAGGTCGTCGCGACCCTCGTCCACCACGACAAGGACCTGGTCGACGTCACGGTCCGCACCGGCCGCCGCCACACGGCGACGCTCCACACGACCTCCGAGCACCCCTTCTGGGACGCCACCACCCACACGTGGGTTCCCGCGGCCAAACTCAGGGCCGGCCACGCCCTCACCACGGTGGACGGCCACCACGTCCTGGTCGCCAAGGTCAGGGTGACCCCGGGTACGGCCGACCGGTACAACCTCACGGTCCGCGAACTGCACACGTACTACGTGCTGGTGGGCTCGATTCCCGTGCTCGTGCACAACGCGTGCGGTGATCCCATCAGTCCGGATGTCCCGACCAGGGCGCCCGCCGCCGTCGGTAGCGGCGCTCCTGTCAGCACGAACTATCGAGATAACTTCTTCAACGCAAATCCGAGCGTGAAGGAGAGTGATGGGTACTGGGTTCATCATGCCGTGGAGCGCCAGGCGCTCAAGAAATATCCCGGACTCTTCACGATTGATGAGCTGAACGCTCCTGAAAATCTGCGTGGAATTCCAAGCAGCGTCAACAGCGATCTCCATCTGAGTCGCATACGGATTCTGTGGAATGGATTCTATTCGGCGAATCCAACGGCCACGAGGCAGCAGGTCTTGGACTATGCGACGTTCATTGACGACTTCCTTGGTGGGGAATTCGAACCGAGAGTTCGCTGACCATTCGGATGTCGCCGACCGGCTCTTTCATCCGACCTCGTCCCGCCTCGGTGTGGCTTAGAGGCGGGGCGAGGTCGGATGTTGTATCCTGACGTCGCAGGACGGGAAATCGAGTGAAGGGGAATTCTTATGTGGAGAGAGTTGGCCACAGAGGCTTATGCCGGAGCGAGGTTCAAGGACCCGGTACTCCCTGCTGGCCTTGACGAAGCCGAACGTTTGCTGGGGGAGTCCATTCCGGTGGAGCTCAAGGGCCTCCTTGCCGAGACGGATGGGATTGTGGGGCAAACGAGTTCAGATGCCGTCTGGTCGCTGGAGAGGATCGTCCAGGGGAACCTGAAATTTCGGCAGAGTAGTTCCTTCGCCGAGCTCTATATGCCCTTTGATTCCTTTCTCTTCTTCGGCGATAACGGCGGCGGGGACCAGTTTGCCTTCGTGCTCCACCCCGCCAGGGCGGATATTTTCGTATGGCAGCACGAGAGTGATAGTCGTAAGTGGGTCGCGAACGGCCTGGGAGATTACCTTGCTCGCCGCCTCCGCGAAGGCGGAGATGATTGGTACGAAAACTACTAGCCAAGGAGAGGTTCGGTGGGCGAGGTTGGGTGCGTCGATCTCGATAAGCCGCAAATATATTCACGTCGACAGTCGGCGGAACTAGCGGCACGTGTCGAGAAAACTGCGAAAAGCATCTTTTTATCCCGTTCGGGTGCTGGGGCCAGGGCGTATGCCATCGAGTTGCGCTGTGACGTGCAAAGCATTTACGGGTGATCGAAGGGGGTTGTGATGGCGTATCTTCTTACGGGATTTCTCGGCTTGCTCGCCGGGGCGCGGGCGCTTGGTCTGCGGCGGCGGCAGATGGGCGCGGAGGCCGTGCCATCCGCGCTGGTAATCCTGCGGCCGGCGGTTCTTGGGGTGCTCGGCTGGATCGCCCTCGGGGGCGGGCTGTTTCTGCTGGCCGGTGGGATCCTCGTGCTGGTGCAGGGCTGAGCGTCGGCCGCGGCGTCCCTCGCGGGAACACACGGCCACCGCGCACTCCCCGAGGGGCCCGGCATGCTGGAGGCGACGCGCCGGGCTGCACGTCGGATACCCTGCAACGACGTGCGCGCACCGGCGCGCCGACCGACATCCGACCGCCCTAGGGGGAGGAAGCGGCCTTGCACGTCCAGGAGTGGCTCGGCACGATCCCGCCGGTCAGCGTCTACCTGCTGGTGGGCTTGGTGATCGGCCTGGAGAGCCTGGGCATCCCGCTGCCGGGCGAGATCATCCTCGTCAGCTCGGCCCTGCTCGCCTCCCAGGGGCACGTGGACCCGTGGGTGGTCGGCGTCTGCGCCTCGGCGGGGGCGATCGTGGGCGACTCGATCGGCTACGCCATCGGCCGGCGGGGCGGCAGGCCGATGCTGGACCGGCTGGGGCGGCGCTTCCCCAAGCACTTCTCGCCGGCGCACATCGCGACCGCCGAGGCGTCGTTCACGCGCTGGGGCATGTGGGCGGTGTTCTTCGGGCGCTTCGTGGCGCTGCTGCGGATCTTCGCCGGCCCGCTGTCGGGCGTGCTGAAGATGCCGTACTGGAAGTTCCTGGTCGCCAACGTCCTCGGCGGCATCGTGTGGGCGGGCGGCACCACGGCCGTCATCTACTACGTGGGCATCGTCGCCGAGCCGTGGCTCAAGCGCTTCTCCTGGATCGGCCTGGCGGCCGCCGTGCTGATCGGCCTCGGCTCGTTCCTCGTCGTGCGGCGCCGGGCCAAGGCCGCGGCGAAGGCCCACGAGGCCGCGCCGGAGGCGGACGCCGTGGCGGCGGCCGCCGACTGAGCGGTCGGTCCCGGGGCGGTCAGTCCCGGGCGAAGGCGGCCCGGTGGGCGTCGGCGAGCCGGACGTAGTGCTCGGCGTTGATCCGGACCATCTCGCGCTCCTCGGTGGTCAGCTCACGGCGCACCTTCGCCGGTACGCCCGCCACCAGCGACCCCGGGGGCACCCGCATGCCCTGGGGGACGAGCGCGCCCGCCGCGACGAGCGAGCCGGTGCCGATGTGCGCGCCGTTGAGGACCGTGGCGCCCATGCCGACCAGCACGTCGTCCTCCACGACGCAGCCGTGCAGCACCGCGTTGTGGCCCACCGTGACGCCCGCGCCGATCACCGCCGGGAACCCGGGGTCGGCGTGCACCGTGGAGTTGTCCTGGACGTTGCTGCCCTCGCCGACGCTGATCGACTCGCAGTCGCCGCGCAGCACCGTGTGGTACCAGACGCTCGCGCCGGCGGCCAGCGTCACGTCGCCCAGCACCACCGAGGTCGGCGCGGTGAAGGCGGCGGGGTCCAGGTGGGGCGTACGCCCGGCGACGTCCGCGATCAAGGCTCTCTCCGTCATGGGGATCACCGTAGTCCGGTGATTGCGCCCCTCGCGTGGCGGGTAGCGCGTACTGCGTGCTGAAGTTCTCCGACGAAGTGATCATCGCGCTGGAAACCGGTGCCCCGGTCGTCGCCCTCGAGTCGACGATCATCTCCCACGGCCTGCCCCGTCCCCGCAACCACGAGGTGGCGCTGGAGCTGGAGGCCGCCGTGCGCGAGGCCGGCGCCGTCCCCGCGACGATCGCGGTGCTGGACGGCGTGCCGTGCATCGGGCTCGACGGGAAGGGCCTGGAGCGCATCGCCGGCGACGAGGGGATGCGCAAGCTCGGCCACCGCGACCTGCCCGTCGCGGTCGCCACCGGCGCCAGCGGCGCCACCACCGTCTCGGCCACCGCCTTCCTCGCCGCCCGCGCCGGGCTGCGCGTCTTCGCGACCGGCGGACTGGGCGGCGTGCACCGGGGCTGGACCGAGGAGCAGGACGAATCCGCCGACCTGAGGCTGCTCGCGGGCACCCGGATCACCGTCGTGTGCGCCGGGGTGAAATCGATCCTCGACGTGCCCGCCACCCTGCAGCGCCTGGAGACCCTCGGCGTCACCATCGTGGGTTACGGGACGAGCGAGTTCCCCGGCTTCTACCTCAGCGGCTCCGGGCAGCCCGTGGACTGGACGGTCGGCACGCCCGGCGAGGCCGCCTGCGTCATGGCCGCCCAGGACGACCTCGACGGGCCGCCGTCCGCCGTGATCCTCGCCAACCCCGTGCCGGAGCACGAGCAACTCGACCCGGCCCTGCACGACCGCGTGCTGGCGCAGGCGCTGGCGGCCGCCGAACGCGAGGGCGTCACGGGGCAGGCCGTCACGCCGTTCCTCCTCGGTCATCTCGTCGAGCACACCGGCGGGGCCAGCCTGGAGGCGAACCTCGCCGCCGTGCGCGGCAACGTCCGACTCGCCGCACAGGTGGCCGTCGCGTGGACGGAACGCGGCGCACATCACATCTGATCGCCCGGCCGGGCCCCGGCGCCCTCGGTACGGTGAGCGGGTGCCGAAAAACGAGAACCTGTTCTCCTCCGCGGCGGCCTGGCGCCGCCGGGCCGCCTCGCGTCTGGTGCACCGCGGCTGGCGGTGGGTCCAGGACGCGGGTGCCGTCTCCGCCGAGCTCCCCGGCCCGCTGCGCTTCGGCCGGATCGGCGCGGGCACCCGGCTGGCGTTCCCGCAGGGGACGATCTTCGGCGAGCGCTGGATCCACCTCGGCGAGTGCTGCATCATCGGCGAACAGGTCACCCTGACGGCCGGGATGATGCCCGGCCTCGACCTCGGCCCCGACCCCGTCGTCCGGCTCGGCAACGGCGTCGTCCTCGGCCGCGGCAGCCACGTGATCGCCTCCCGGCCGGTCGTGTTCGGCGACGACGTCTACTGCGGGCCGTACGTCTACGTGACGAGCGACAACCACTCCTACGACGACCCGCACGAGCCCATCGGCCGCCAGTGGCCGCGCTCGGCGCCCGTGGAGATCGGCTCGGGGAGCTGGCTCGGCGCGGGCGCGGTGGTCCTGCCGGGGGCGCGGATCGGGCGGAACGTCGTCGTCGCGGCGGGGGCGATCGTGCGGGGCGAGGTCCCCGACCACTCGGTGGTGGCGGGCGCGCCGGCGCGGGTCGTCCGGCGCTGGACACCCGAGCGGGGGTGGGAGCCGCCGCTGCGGACGCCCGCCCCGGTGCCGGTGCCCGCCGGCGCGACCCACCAGCAGCTGGCCGCGCTCGCGGGGCTCGACCCGGAACTCCTCTCAGGGCTGGAGGAGAAGCTCACCTCCGAGGCCTGACCGGTCCGGGCGTCCGCGGCGTTTCTTGCCGAACCGGCATGGAACGTTGCCTCCCGCCCGCGGCCGGCGTGATCGTGCGGTCATGGACGACAACAACAGCGAGAACCGCGACGACAACACCGAGGTACCGGGCGGCGTGTGGGACGTGGTGGTCGTCGGGGGAGGCGCCGCCGGTCTGTCCGGCGCGCTGACCCTGGCACGCGTACGGCGGTCGGTGCTGGTGATCGACGCGGGCGAGCCCCGCAACGCCCCGGCCGCCGCGGCACACGGCCTGCTGGGCCGCGACGGCGTCGCCCCGCTGGAACTGCTGCGCAAGGGGCGGGAGGAGGTCGCCTCCTACGGGGGCCGCGTCGTCAGCGGCCGCGTCACGGACATCCAGCGCGACGGCTGCCGGTTCGTGGTCGTGTGCGGGGACGGGCGGCGGGTGGCGGCGCGGCGGGTGCTGGTGACCTCCGGCCTGGTCGACGAGCTGCCGGACGTGCCCGGGCTGGCGCAGCGGTGGGGCAGGGACGTGCTGCACTGCGTGTTCTGCCACGGCTGGGAGGCGCGGGACACCGCGGTCGGGGTCCTCGGGAGCTTCCACCAGGCCCTGCTGTTCCGGCAGTTGTCGCAGGACGTGACGCTGCTCCTCGCACCCGGCGCCGATCTGACGCCCGATCAGTGGGAACAGCTCGCCGGTCTGGGCGTCGGCGTCGTCGAGGGCGTGGTGACCGGTCTGGAGACCGACGACGCGGACCGGCTGGCGGGGGTGCGCCTCGGCTCCGGGCACGTGGTGCCGGTCCGCGTGCTCGCGGTCGCCCCGCGCTTCACGGCACGGGCGTCCTTCCTCGGCGGTCTCGGCCTGACCGTGCGGGAGCATCCGGCGGGCTTCGGGGAGCAACTCGCGGTGGACGCCTCCGGCTTCACTGGCGTCGACGGCGTGTGGGCCGCGGGGAACGTCAGCGACCTGATGGCGGGCGTCCCTGCTGCCGCGGCGGCCGGGACGACCGCGGCCGCCGCGATCGTCATGGACCTGTTGACGGACGACGCCCGTGCGGCGGCCCGGGCCCGCCGGCCCGCCGGCGCCGAGGTGTTCGGCGGGCGGATGGAGGCGGAGGTCACGCGGCGCGTGCTCGGCGCGCGCCGGCACGGCCTGGACCCGCTGCCGGGAGCGTGACTCCCCCGTCGCCCCGGTCGCCCCGGCCTCAGGCGGTGCGGGCCCGCAGATGGGCTCGCTCGCCCTGCCGCCCGAACAGGACGAGCAGTTCGACGGGGTCCTCGCCGTCGGGGCCGAGCCGGTGCGGGACGTGGGTGTCGAATTCGGCGGCCTCGCCCGGCTTCAGCACCACGCGCCGGTCGCCGAGGAGCAGCAGCAGGCGTCCGGCCAGGACGTAGACCCATTCGAAGCCCTCATGGGTCTTCAACTCGGGCTCCGTACCCGGATGCGGCGGGATCAGCAGCTTGTGCGCCTGGATCCCGCCGGGTCGGCTCAGCGGCACGTACGTCAGGCCGTCGCGGGTGACCGGCCGGAGGTGGATGCGGGGATCGCCGGTACCGGGCGCGCCGACGAGCTCGTCGAGCGGCACCGCGTGGACCTCCGCCAGGGTCAGCAGCAGCTCCAGGGTCGGCTTGCGGCTCCCGCCCTCGAGGCGGGACAGGGTGCTCTCGTTGATCCCCGTCCGCTCGGCCAGCTCGGCCAGGGTCATGCCGCGGCGGCGCCGCAGCTCCCGCAGCCGGGGCCCGACGGCGTCCAGCACCTCTTTCCTCGTGACGTCCATTCCCTCAGGTTGCCGAGACGGCATGGGGGATTGCAAGCGCGGCAACCGGCGGGCCGGCCGTACGTCGTCAGCCCGCCGCCAGCAGGACCGATCCCGCCAGGGCGAGGCCGGCGCCGGCGGCCTGGACGGGGCGGAGCCGCTCGCCGAGGACGCCCCGGGCGGCGAGGGCGGTGACGACGGGGTAGAGGGAGGCCAGCACGGCCGCCACCGCGACGGGGCCGTGGTGCGCCGCCAAGGCGTAGGAGCCGTTGGCCGCCACGTCCGCGAGGCCCACGAAGGACAGCGCGGGCAGGCTGCGCCACACCGTCGGCAGGCCGCCCTCGGGGAGCGACGGCGCGCCCCGCCGCACGGAGACCGCGAGGGCAGCCCCGCCCACGGCGACGTTGCAGACGCGCTGGACGAACAGCGCCAGGAAGAGCCCGGTCACGGTGTGGGACGCCTCCGCCACGAGCGACATGACCGCGCCGAAACCGAAGGCCGCGACCAGGGTCATGACCACCGCCTGCCGCTGTACGGGCGCCCCGCGCAACTCGGGCCCGCCGGCCAGGACGATGCCCACGACGGCCACCGCGATGCCCGCGTACTGCACGGTCCCGGGGCGTTCTCCGAGCAGCAGCCCCACGCTCACCGGGACCGCCACCCCCACCGTGGCCAGCGGCGAGACGACGCCCATGGGGCCGAGGGCGAGCGCGCGGTAGAAGCAGAGCATGGCGACCGGGCCGATCAGGCCCGCGGCCACCGCGAACCACAGGCGCGGGGAGGCCTCGCTCCAGCCGCCCGTCGCGACGACGACCGCGCCCAGCACGACGGCGGCCACGCCCTGGGAGACGACGACCACGGTGAGCGCCGGGAAACGGCGGGTGAGGAGCCCGCCGCCGAAGTCGGCGAGACCCCACAGCAGGCTGGTGGCCAGGGCGAAGACCGCGGTCATGGGGCTCCCTCGCAGTACAGTACGGTGAACAGTGCAGTACACCCCACAGTAGTGCAGTGAAGTGAACTCCTGCATTCATCATATTGGACGGTACGGTGCCGGACCTCGACCTGATCGCCCAGTCGCTCGCGCGCAACGTCAAGCGCCTGCGCCTGGAGCGGGGCTACAGCCTCGACGCGCTCGCCGCCCGCGCCGGCGTCAGCCGCGGCATGCTGATCCAGATCGAGCAGGCGCGCACCAACCCGAGCCTGGGCACCATCGTCCGCATCGGGGACGCGCTCGGCGCGAGCCTGGTGAACCTGCTGGACTACGCGGACGGGCCCAAGGTGCGGCTGGTCCCCGCCGACCAGGCCGTCGAGTTGTGGAGCACCCCCGCCGGCAGCCGCGGTCTGCTGCTGGCCGGCGGGCAGGCGCCGGGACCGCTGGAGATGTGGTCCTGGCGGATCATGCCGGGCGAGGGCCACGACTCGGACGCGCACCCACCCGGCACCGTCGAACTGATCCGCGTGGACCAGGGCGAGCTCACCCTCGTCGTCGACGGGCAGGAGCACCTCGTGCCCGCCGGGACGACCGCGAGCTTCGAGGCCGCGGCGCCGCACGGCTACCGCAACCGGGGCACCGAGGTGACGGAGATGACGCTGGCCATCTCCGTCCCCGCCCCCCAGTGAGACGGCACCGCCAACTCCCGGGATTTGTTAGCGTTCCGGACATGCGCGCACCCATCGGCACCTTCACCGACGTCCACCCCGCAGTGGAGCAGCTCGACCTGCTGCCGGCCCCCGTCGCGGCCGCACTGACCGCCTGGAGCGGGCAGGTGCCCGTCGAGGAGCTGCTGCTGGTCGACACCGACCCCGAGAAGGCCGACACCGCGGTCTTCACCGAGACGTACGGGGTCGCCCTGGAGCAGTCCGCGAACTGCGTGGTGGTCGCGGGCAAGCGCGGCGGGGAGGTGACGCTCGCCGCCTGCGTCGTCCTCGCCACCACGCGCGCCGACGTGAACGGCCTCGTGCGGCGTCATCTCGGCGTCCGCAAGGCCTCGTTCGCGCCGATGGACACCGCCGTGGGCGAGAGCGGCATGGAGTACGGCGGCATCACCCCGATCGGGCTGCCCGCCGACTGGCCGCTGCTGGTCGACGCAGCGGTCGCGGACACGCCGTACGTGATCATCGGCAGCGGCCGCCGGCGCGGCAAACTGCTCGTGCCCGGCAAGGCGCTGGCCTCGCTGCCCGGCGTGGAACTGCTGGAAGGGCTGGGACTCCCCGCGTGACGGAGCTGCTGGACCGCCTGGAGCGCTACTACGACGCCGTGCCCCGCGCGGGCGCCCGCGCCGAGGAGCACGGCCCGCTCACCCTCTTCGTGCGCGAGGGCGTCGGCTGGCCCTTCTACGCCCGCCCGACGCCCGGCGCCGACGGCACCGTCGGCCGGGCCGACGTCGACCGGGTCCGGGCCCGCCAGCGCGAGCTGGGCGTGCCCGAGTGCTTCGAGTGGGTCGCGGAGACCACCCCCGGCCTCCGGGAGGCGGCGCAGGCGTCCGGCCTGGCCGTGCACGAGCACCCGCTGATGGTGCTGGATCCGCTCGTCCCGTCACCGCCGCCGGAACTCCCCGCGGACGTCGGCGTACGGCTGCTCCGGCCCGGCGACCCCGCGCTGCCCAGCGCGCTCACCGTCCCGCACCTGGCCTTCGCGCAGCCCGGCACCGCCATCGGCACCGCCGGGCGGGCGGAACTCGCCGCCGCG includes:
- a CDS encoding XRE family transcriptional regulator — encoded protein: MDVTRKEVLDAVGPRLRELRRRRGMTLAELAERTGINESTLSRLEGGSRKPTLELLLTLAEVHAVPLDELVGAPGTGDPRIHLRPVTRDGLTYVPLSRPGGIQAHKLLIPPHPGTEPELKTHEGFEWVYVLAGRLLLLLGDRRVVLKPGEAAEFDTHVPHRLGPDGEDPVELLVLFGRQGERAHLRARTA
- a CDS encoding SMI1/KNR4 family protein; this encodes MWRELATEAYAGARFKDPVLPAGLDEAERLLGESIPVELKGLLAETDGIVGQTSSDAVWSLERIVQGNLKFRQSSSFAELYMPFDSFLFFGDNGGGDQFAFVLHPARADIFVWQHESDSRKWVANGLGDYLARRLREGGDDWYENY
- a CDS encoding GNAT family N-acetyltransferase, which codes for MTELLDRLERYYDAVPRAGARAEEHGPLTLFVREGVGWPFYARPTPGADGTVGRADVDRVRARQRELGVPECFEWVAETTPGLREAAQASGLAVHEHPLMVLDPLVPSPPPELPADVGVRLLRPGDPALPSALTVPHLAFAQPGTAIGTAGRAELAAALPLHAAPGLVATAEARLRAGLTVHAAAVEDGTALCAGQYNPVGEVCEIVGVGTLPSARRRGLALAVTGALVADARERGLTTVFLSAGDEDVARIYARLGFRRVATALIAEPSVP
- a CDS encoding gamma carbonic anhydrase family protein, with protein sequence MTERALIADVAGRTPHLDPAAFTAPTSVVLGDVTLAAGASVWYHTVLRGDCESISVGEGSNVQDNSTVHADPGFPAVIGAGVTVGHNAVLHGCVVEDDVLVGMGATVLNGAHIGTGSLVAAGALVPQGMRVPPGSLVAGVPAKVRRELTTEEREMVRINAEHYVRLADAHRAAFARD
- a CDS encoding DedA family protein; translated protein: MHVQEWLGTIPPVSVYLLVGLVIGLESLGIPLPGEIILVSSALLASQGHVDPWVVGVCASAGAIVGDSIGYAIGRRGGRPMLDRLGRRFPKHFSPAHIATAEASFTRWGMWAVFFGRFVALLRIFAGPLSGVLKMPYWKFLVANVLGGIVWAGGTTAVIYYVGIVAEPWLKRFSWIGLAAAVLIGLGSFLVVRRRAKAAAKAHEAAPEADAVAAAAD
- a CDS encoding NAD(P)/FAD-dependent oxidoreductase yields the protein MDDNNSENRDDNTEVPGGVWDVVVVGGGAAGLSGALTLARVRRSVLVIDAGEPRNAPAAAAHGLLGRDGVAPLELLRKGREEVASYGGRVVSGRVTDIQRDGCRFVVVCGDGRRVAARRVLVTSGLVDELPDVPGLAQRWGRDVLHCVFCHGWEARDTAVGVLGSFHQALLFRQLSQDVTLLLAPGADLTPDQWEQLAGLGVGVVEGVVTGLETDDADRLAGVRLGSGHVVPVRVLAVAPRFTARASFLGGLGLTVREHPAGFGEQLAVDASGFTGVDGVWAAGNVSDLMAGVPAAAAAGTTAAAAIVMDLLTDDARAAARARRPAGAEVFGGRMEAEVTRRVLGARRHGLDPLPGA
- a CDS encoding DMT family transporter; amino-acid sequence: MTAVFALATSLLWGLADFGGGLLTRRFPALTVVVVSQGVAAVVLGAVVVATGGWSEASPRLWFAVAAGLIGPVAMLCFYRALALGPMGVVSPLATVGVAVPVSVGLLLGERPGTVQYAGIAVAVVGIVLAGGPELRGAPVQRQAVVMTLVAAFGFGAVMSLVAEASHTVTGLFLALFVQRVCNVAVGGAALAVSVRRGAPSLPEGGLPTVWRSLPALSFVGLADVAANGSYALAAHHGPVAVAAVLASLYPVVTALAARGVLGERLRPVQAAGAGLALAGSVLLAAG
- a CDS encoding acyltransferase: MPKNENLFSSAAAWRRRAASRLVHRGWRWVQDAGAVSAELPGPLRFGRIGAGTRLAFPQGTIFGERWIHLGECCIIGEQVTLTAGMMPGLDLGPDPVVRLGNGVVLGRGSHVIASRPVVFGDDVYCGPYVYVTSDNHSYDDPHEPIGRQWPRSAPVEIGSGSWLGAGAVVLPGARIGRNVVVAAGAIVRGEVPDHSVVAGAPARVVRRWTPERGWEPPLRTPAPVPVPAGATHQQLAALAGLDPELLSGLEEKLTSEA
- a CDS encoding XRE family transcriptional regulator; the protein is MPDLDLIAQSLARNVKRLRLERGYSLDALAARAGVSRGMLIQIEQARTNPSLGTIVRIGDALGASLVNLLDYADGPKVRLVPADQAVELWSTPAGSRGLLLAGGQAPGPLEMWSWRIMPGEGHDSDAHPPGTVELIRVDQGELTLVVDGQEHLVPAGTTASFEAAAPHGYRNRGTEVTEMTLAISVPAPQ
- a CDS encoding YbaK/EbsC family protein, with the protein product MRAPIGTFTDVHPAVEQLDLLPAPVAAALTAWSGQVPVEELLLVDTDPEKADTAVFTETYGVALEQSANCVVVAGKRGGEVTLAACVVLATTRADVNGLVRRHLGVRKASFAPMDTAVGESGMEYGGITPIGLPADWPLLVDAAVADTPYVIIGSGRRRGKLLVPGKALASLPGVELLEGLGLPA
- a CDS encoding pseudouridine-5'-phosphate glycosidase yields the protein MLKFSDEVIIALETGAPVVALESTIISHGLPRPRNHEVALELEAAVREAGAVPATIAVLDGVPCIGLDGKGLERIAGDEGMRKLGHRDLPVAVATGASGATTVSATAFLAARAGLRVFATGGLGGVHRGWTEEQDESADLRLLAGTRITVVCAGVKSILDVPATLQRLETLGVTIVGYGTSEFPGFYLSGSGQPVDWTVGTPGEAACVMAAQDDLDGPPSAVILANPVPEHEQLDPALHDRVLAQALAAAEREGVTGQAVTPFLLGHLVEHTGGASLEANLAAVRGNVRLAAQVAVAWTERGAHHI